Proteins from a single region of Nocardiopsis dassonvillei subsp. dassonvillei DSM 43111:
- a CDS encoding ATP-binding cassette domain-containing protein, producing the protein MDNHDDRIRVRGARIHNLKNVDTELPRDALVAFTGVSGSGKSSLAFGTLYAESQHRYLESVAPYARRLLQQLPAPEVDDVTGMPPAVALAQPRSAPSVRSTVGTLTTLSNTLRMLFSRAGDYPPGARRLDSDSFSPNTAAGACPTCHGEGVEHEVTEGSLVPDPGLSIADGAVASWPGAWQGKNLRDILDTLGYDIHRPWRELPQGERDWILFTEEQPVVTVHPVREAGRVHRPYQGRYSSARRLVLKAYASSASEARRRRAAEFMVDRTCPECGGRRLRQEALRVTFAGHTIAELAALPLTELVALLRPWAQDPGAAGALVGEIAARVGVLSELGLGYLSAARPAPTLSTGEFQRIRLATQLGTGLFGVVYVLDEPSAGLHPADAEALSRTLRRLRDGGNTVCFVEHDLDVVRGADWIVDVGPGAGEHGGRVLYSGPVPGLRGVPESVTRRYLFGDALPEHRPRTPGGYLELRGATRNNLQGLDADVPLGVFTALTGVSGSGKSSLLAELGDRAAEHGRVVWVSQQPIGRTPRSNLATYTGLFDTVRKLFAATEEARSLGYGPGRFSFNVVGGRCPECEGEGFVSVELLFLPTTYAPCPACGGSRYNDDTLRVRYRGRTVADVLAMSVEEAAGFFTEEPSVRRSLETLTGVGLGYLRLGQPATELSGGEAQRIKLATELQRRRVADTVYLLDEPTTGLHPHDTDVLVGRLRDLVGAGATVVAAEHDMRVVATADHVIDLGPGGGSQGGRIVAQGTPAQVAAAPDSRTGPYLKGLL; encoded by the coding sequence ATGGACAACCACGACGACCGCATCCGGGTGCGCGGCGCCCGCATCCACAACCTCAAGAACGTGGACACGGAGCTGCCCCGCGACGCCCTGGTCGCCTTCACCGGCGTCTCCGGGTCGGGGAAGTCCTCCCTGGCCTTCGGAACCCTCTACGCCGAGTCCCAGCACCGGTACCTGGAGTCGGTGGCGCCGTACGCCAGGCGCCTGCTCCAGCAGCTCCCGGCCCCGGAGGTGGACGACGTCACCGGGATGCCGCCCGCCGTGGCGCTCGCCCAGCCGCGCTCGGCGCCCTCGGTCCGCTCCACCGTGGGCACCCTCACCACGCTGTCCAACACACTGCGCATGCTCTTCTCCCGGGCGGGCGACTACCCGCCCGGGGCGCGGCGCCTGGACTCGGACTCCTTCTCCCCCAACACCGCGGCCGGGGCCTGCCCGACGTGTCACGGGGAGGGGGTCGAGCACGAGGTCACCGAGGGGTCGCTGGTGCCCGACCCCGGGCTGAGCATCGCCGACGGGGCGGTCGCCTCCTGGCCCGGGGCATGGCAGGGCAAGAACCTGCGCGACATCCTCGACACCCTCGGGTACGACATCCACCGGCCCTGGCGGGAGCTGCCCCAAGGCGAGCGCGACTGGATCCTGTTCACCGAGGAGCAGCCCGTGGTGACCGTCCACCCGGTCCGCGAGGCGGGGCGTGTCCACCGGCCCTACCAGGGCAGGTACAGCAGCGCGCGCAGGCTGGTGCTCAAGGCGTACGCCTCCTCCGCCAGCGAGGCCCGTCGGCGCAGGGCCGCCGAGTTCATGGTGGACCGGACCTGCCCGGAGTGCGGCGGTCGGCGGCTGCGGCAGGAGGCGCTGCGCGTCACCTTCGCCGGGCACACCATCGCCGAACTCGCGGCGCTGCCCCTGACCGAGCTGGTGGCCCTGCTGCGCCCCTGGGCGCAGGACCCGGGCGCGGCGGGGGCTCTGGTCGGGGAGATCGCGGCACGGGTCGGGGTGCTGTCGGAGCTGGGCCTGGGCTATCTGAGCGCGGCCCGACCGGCCCCGACCCTGTCCACCGGGGAGTTCCAGCGGATCCGGCTGGCCACCCAGCTGGGCACGGGGCTCTTCGGGGTGGTCTACGTCCTGGACGAGCCCTCCGCGGGCCTGCACCCGGCCGACGCCGAGGCGCTCTCCAGGACCCTGCGGCGCCTGCGCGACGGGGGCAACACCGTGTGCTTCGTCGAGCACGACCTGGACGTGGTGCGCGGCGCGGACTGGATCGTCGACGTCGGGCCGGGGGCGGGCGAGCACGGCGGGCGCGTCCTGTACAGCGGCCCGGTCCCCGGCCTGCGCGGGGTCCCGGAGTCGGTGACACGCCGCTACCTGTTCGGCGACGCCCTCCCGGAGCACCGGCCCCGCACCCCCGGCGGATACCTGGAACTGCGCGGGGCCACCCGCAACAACCTCCAAGGGCTGGACGCCGACGTCCCCCTCGGCGTGTTCACCGCCCTCACCGGCGTGTCCGGCTCGGGCAAGTCCTCCCTGCTGGCGGAGCTCGGGGACCGGGCCGCCGAACACGGCCGGGTGGTGTGGGTCAGCCAGCAGCCCATCGGACGGACGCCGCGCTCCAACCTGGCGACCTACACCGGGCTCTTCGACACAGTGCGCAAGCTGTTCGCGGCCACCGAGGAGGCCCGCTCGCTCGGTTACGGGCCCGGCCGGTTCTCCTTCAACGTCGTGGGGGGACGCTGCCCGGAGTGCGAGGGCGAGGGGTTCGTGTCGGTGGAGCTGCTGTTCCTGCCCACCACCTACGCGCCCTGTCCAGCCTGTGGCGGCTCGCGCTACAACGACGACACCCTCCGGGTGCGGTACCGGGGGCGCACGGTCGCGGACGTGCTCGCGATGTCGGTGGAGGAGGCGGCGGGGTTCTTCACCGAGGAGCCGTCGGTGCGGCGTTCTCTGGAGACCCTCACCGGGGTGGGCCTGGGCTACCTGCGCTTGGGCCAGCCCGCGACGGAGCTGTCCGGCGGCGAGGCCCAGCGGATCAAACTGGCCACCGAACTCCAGCGCCGCCGGGTCGCCGACACGGTCTACCTGCTCGACGAGCCCACCACCGGTCTCCATCCGCACGACACCGACGTCCTCGTCGGCCGCCTGCGCGACCTGGTCGGCGCGGGCGCCACCGTGGTGGCGGCCGAGCACGACATGCGGGTCGTGGCCACCGCCGACCACGTCATCGACCTGGGCCCGGGCGGCGGATCGCAGGGGGGCCGGATCGTCGCTCAGGGCACGCCCGCACAGGTCGCGGCGGCCCCGGACAGCCGCACGGGCCCCTACCTCAAGGGGCTGCTCTGA
- a CDS encoding class I SAM-dependent methyltransferase gives MNQTHSHDHDHDHGHGHGHGAQHDHHREHGHQEYDADVQAEILDLDAEVLAEHTASITAWLPLTADPRRIVDLGCGTGAGTFALLDRFPGARVTAVDTSDGHLQRLNAKARALGVEERVRTVRADLDSSDWPDLGSPDLVWASASMHHMARPDRALRGVHDALAPGGLFAVVELAGFPRFLPEDAPEERPGLEERVHAVADRLHTEHMPHRGADWGPMLTAAGFTVEGERTIAVNIEGSQSEAVGRYALSGLRRIRTGVAGELSPEDLAALDRLLDADGPHSILRRDDLAVRTERAVWAARR, from the coding sequence ATGAACCAGACGCACTCACACGACCACGACCACGACCACGGCCACGGCCACGGCCACGGCGCCCAGCACGACCACCACCGGGAACACGGCCATCAGGAGTACGACGCCGACGTCCAGGCGGAGATCCTCGACCTGGACGCCGAGGTCCTCGCCGAGCACACGGCCTCCATCACCGCGTGGCTGCCGCTGACGGCGGACCCGCGTCGGATCGTGGACCTGGGCTGCGGCACGGGCGCGGGCACCTTCGCCCTCCTCGACCGCTTCCCCGGCGCGCGCGTCACGGCCGTCGACACCTCCGACGGACACCTCCAGCGGCTGAACGCCAAGGCGCGCGCCCTCGGCGTCGAGGAGCGCGTGCGCACCGTGCGGGCCGACCTCGACTCCTCCGACTGGCCCGACCTGGGCTCACCGGACCTGGTGTGGGCCTCGGCCTCGATGCACCACATGGCCCGTCCCGACCGCGCGCTGCGCGGCGTCCACGACGCGCTCGCTCCCGGCGGCCTGTTCGCCGTCGTCGAGCTGGCCGGGTTCCCCCGCTTCCTGCCCGAGGACGCCCCCGAGGAGCGGCCCGGCCTGGAGGAGCGCGTCCACGCCGTGGCCGACCGCCTCCACACCGAGCACATGCCCCACCGCGGGGCCGACTGGGGTCCGATGCTGACCGCCGCCGGTTTCACGGTCGAGGGTGAGCGCACGATCGCCGTGAACATCGAGGGTTCCCAGAGCGAGGCGGTCGGCCGCTACGCGCTCAGCGGCCTGCGACGCATCCGCACCGGCGTCGCAGGAGAGCTCTCCCCCGAGGACCTGGCCGCGCTCGACCGGCTCCTGGACGCCGACGGCCCGCACAGCATCCTGCGCCGCGACGACCTGGCCGTGCGCACCGAACGCGCCGTGTGGGCCGCGCGCCGCTGA
- a CDS encoding XRE family transcriptional regulator yields the protein MTQEDGELDGLVRRRIRALRVAQGWSLEELAKRAHLSQSSLSRIENGRRRLALDQLVTLARALDTTLDQLVETADDDVVISPMVDGARGRMRWPVKGDPGMSVVRQRVTEPPPDNPARMRAHPGREWLVVLSGTATLMLGNRRFRVETNQAAEFPTMTPHAIGAEGGPCEILGIFDRDARRGHQREEDGPGAQDT from the coding sequence ATGACGCAAGAAGACGGAGAGCTGGACGGCCTCGTGCGCAGGCGCATCCGCGCCCTGCGGGTGGCGCAGGGCTGGTCCCTGGAGGAACTGGCCAAACGCGCCCACCTCAGCCAGTCCTCGCTGAGCCGCATCGAGAACGGTCGGCGCCGCCTCGCCCTGGACCAGCTGGTCACCCTCGCCCGAGCGCTGGACACCACACTGGACCAGCTCGTGGAGACGGCCGACGACGACGTCGTCATCAGCCCGATGGTCGACGGCGCCCGCGGCCGGATGCGCTGGCCCGTCAAGGGCGACCCCGGCATGAGCGTGGTGCGCCAGCGCGTGACCGAACCGCCGCCCGACAACCCGGCCCGCATGCGCGCCCACCCCGGGCGCGAATGGCTCGTCGTCCTGTCCGGCACCGCGACGCTCATGCTCGGCAACCGGCGCTTTCGCGTCGAGACCAACCAGGCCGCCGAGTTCCCCACGATGACGCCGCACGCCATCGGCGCCGAGGGGGGACCGTGCGAGATCCTGGGCATCTTCGACCGCGACGCCCGCCGCGGCCACCAGCGGGAGGAGGACGGCCCAGGCGCCCAGGACACCTGA
- a CDS encoding helix-turn-helix transcriptional regulator: MGEHTGGPGAVMWPDPDPVEPIVGRDTELARLFRAVDSTSTDRVLVLVGDPGTGKSALLGSAARRAEAGGARVLRAEGSESESGLAFSALHQLLRPVSARVDALPERQRTAVRDAFGAGSATAEPDPMLIGVAVLSLLSALGDRRPVLVVLDDAQWFDRASLDVLSFAARRLEGEPVTMLFGVRAGDRLPGLDRHLPTLALGALGDAAANRLLDLQPGSPVGRVRARILDQAGGNPLALTELTRASAAHDAAAGPPSPGPLPLTDHLEGVFAARLNDLPAASGQALLLLAAMDSVDSAVVASVGLPHAGDDAWLPAERAGLVRRTGRGVRFRHPLARSATYHAASPASQREAHLALAGILRDEPDRRAWHLAAACLGPDAAVSAELERTADRARRRGGHAAAASALRRAAELAPRREDRARLLVEAASAAVFTGDISWVEELAAEARAHTEDPSLLASVTAQVGRLAVLTVRHTVVFSRLVRSAEQAAVSRPATALDLLADAAVVRFYSGEDAQRRRIRAVLERLPGDASHAWPRAWVRAVSDPFEGRAELLSLLPRLVCEAERQPDRLTALAVMAWLLDETPQAVRAFDEAFDRWKSQGPLPEGLEGAAAWSYVEQGRWDRAREACARTAAVGARAGLDHAVACAAAVEATVLAYQGDTAAARDRVGDVFALIDPMESRSVSVYARRALGAAAVAEGGYEDAYDQLRTVFTSDGAPVHYHASYPALADLAAAAARSGRRAEAAAIVGRCAHALADGASPRLRALISRARALLADPEDAEAHFRAALVDPRLERWPFERAQTLLDLAEWLRRRRRVTEARGPLTEALEVFRRLGARPWIERARSESRAAGLDVTDAAPDALSRLSPQQQQIIRLAARGLTNREISEKLFLSPRTVGSHLYRSFPKLGVTARSQLRDLVENALPTTAHPG, from the coding sequence GTGGGCGAGCACACAGGCGGCCCCGGTGCGGTCATGTGGCCGGACCCGGATCCGGTGGAACCGATCGTCGGCCGGGACACGGAGTTGGCGCGCCTCTTCCGCGCGGTGGACTCGACGTCGACCGACCGGGTCCTGGTGCTGGTCGGCGACCCGGGCACGGGCAAGAGCGCGCTGCTGGGCTCCGCGGCGCGCCGAGCCGAAGCGGGCGGCGCCCGCGTCCTGCGCGCCGAGGGGAGCGAGTCGGAGTCGGGCCTGGCGTTCTCCGCGCTGCACCAGTTGCTGAGGCCGGTCTCGGCCCGGGTGGACGCGCTGCCGGAGAGGCAGCGCACGGCGGTGCGCGACGCCTTCGGCGCGGGGTCGGCCACGGCGGAGCCCGACCCCATGCTCATCGGGGTCGCCGTCCTGAGTCTGCTCTCGGCCCTGGGCGACCGGCGTCCCGTGCTCGTGGTGCTCGACGACGCGCAGTGGTTCGACCGCGCTTCCCTGGACGTGCTGTCCTTCGCCGCCAGACGGCTGGAGGGCGAACCGGTGACGATGCTGTTCGGGGTCCGCGCCGGCGACCGCCTGCCGGGGCTCGACCGCCACCTGCCGACGCTCGCGCTGGGAGCGCTCGGCGACGCCGCCGCCAACCGGCTGCTGGACTTGCAGCCGGGCAGCCCCGTCGGCCGGGTCAGAGCGCGGATCCTCGACCAGGCCGGCGGCAACCCGCTGGCGCTGACCGAACTGACGAGGGCGTCCGCCGCGCACGACGCGGCCGCGGGGCCGCCCTCCCCGGGTCCGCTCCCGCTCACCGATCACCTGGAGGGGGTCTTCGCGGCCCGTCTGAACGACCTCCCCGCCGCCAGCGGGCAGGCCCTGCTGCTCCTGGCCGCCATGGACAGCGTCGACTCCGCGGTCGTCGCCTCCGTCGGGCTGCCGCACGCCGGGGACGACGCGTGGCTGCCCGCCGAACGGGCCGGGCTGGTCCGGCGGACCGGTCGGGGCGTCCGGTTCCGCCACCCTCTGGCCCGGTCCGCCACGTACCACGCCGCCTCCCCCGCCTCACAGCGCGAGGCCCACCTCGCACTCGCCGGGATACTGCGGGACGAACCGGATCGGCGTGCCTGGCACCTCGCCGCCGCCTGCTTAGGCCCCGACGCGGCCGTGTCGGCGGAGTTGGAGCGGACCGCCGACCGGGCCCGCCGCCGCGGCGGCCACGCGGCGGCGGCCAGTGCCCTGCGACGCGCCGCCGAACTCGCACCGCGGCGCGAGGACAGGGCCAGGCTGCTGGTCGAAGCGGCCTCGGCGGCCGTGTTCACCGGCGACATCTCCTGGGTCGAGGAACTGGCCGCCGAGGCACGCGCGCACACCGAGGACCCATCGCTCCTGGCATCCGTCACCGCGCAGGTCGGACGGCTGGCGGTGCTGACCGTGCGCCACACCGTGGTCTTCTCCCGACTGGTCCGTTCCGCCGAGCAGGCGGCGGTCTCGCGGCCCGCCACCGCGCTGGACCTGCTGGCCGATGCCGCCGTGGTCCGCTTCTACTCCGGGGAGGACGCCCAACGGCGCCGGATCCGGGCCGTCCTGGAGCGACTCCCCGGGGACGCGTCACACGCATGGCCACGCGCCTGGGTGAGGGCCGTGTCGGACCCCTTCGAGGGCAGGGCCGAACTCCTCTCCCTGCTTCCTCGGTTGGTCTGCGAGGCGGAGCGCCAGCCCGACCGGCTCACCGCTCTCGCGGTCATGGCGTGGCTCCTGGACGAGACCCCGCAGGCCGTCCGCGCCTTCGACGAGGCGTTCGACCGCTGGAAGTCGCAGGGGCCGCTTCCGGAGGGCCTGGAGGGCGCTGCCGCCTGGAGCTATGTGGAGCAGGGGCGGTGGGATCGGGCACGCGAGGCCTGCGCCCGCACCGCCGCCGTCGGGGCGAGGGCCGGTCTCGACCACGCCGTGGCGTGCGCGGCCGCGGTGGAGGCCACCGTGCTGGCCTACCAGGGGGACACGGCGGCGGCCCGGGACCGGGTCGGGGACGTGTTCGCCCTGATCGATCCGATGGAGAGCCGCTCCGTGTCCGTCTACGCCCGTCGCGCGCTCGGTGCCGCGGCGGTCGCGGAAGGCGGGTACGAGGACGCGTACGACCAACTCCGCACGGTCTTCACCTCGGACGGCGCCCCGGTGCACTACCACGCCTCCTACCCGGCCCTCGCGGACCTGGCAGCCGCCGCCGCGCGCAGCGGTCGGCGCGCGGAGGCCGCCGCGATCGTCGGGCGTTGCGCACACGCGCTCGCGGACGGCGCCTCGCCCCGGCTGCGCGCGCTGATCAGCCGGGCCCGTGCCCTCCTGGCGGACCCCGAGGACGCCGAGGCGCACTTCCGGGCGGCCCTGGTCGATCCTCGGCTGGAGCGCTGGCCCTTCGAGCGGGCCCAGACCCTGCTGGACCTGGCCGAATGGTTGCGGCGCCGTCGACGCGTCACCGAGGCGCGGGGGCCGCTCACCGAGGCTCTGGAGGTCTTCCGGCGGCTGGGGGCGCGCCCGTGGATCGAGCGCGCCCGGTCCGAGTCGCGCGCCGCCGGCCTCGACGTCACGGACGCGGCCCCCGACGCGCTCTCCCGGCTCTCCCCGCAACAGCAGCAGATCATCAGGCTCGCCGCCCGCGGGCTGACCAACCGGGAGATCAGCGAGAAGCTCTTCCTCTCTCCGCGCACGGTCGGCTCACACCTCTACCGCAGCTTCCCCAAGTTGGGTGTCACCGCCCGCTCCCAACTGCGCGACCTGGTCGAGAACGCCCTCCCGACGACCGCTCACCCGGGGTAG
- a CDS encoding MBL fold metallo-hydrolase has translation MQLGNVTITRVREYYGSVEMTPDTFFPEVSKEVWDDGAPLLSPHFVDFEANTVNSAIQTWVLRSEGKTILVDTGVGNHKERPYAPVWSRLETDFLANLARAGVAPEDVDIVVNTHLHIDHVGWNTYLDGRNWVPTFPNATYLMPKDDFDFWNPENGHQPRLGRGNQNVFEDSVAPVHEAGQTLLWETSHRIDADLRLDAAPGHTPGSSVLTLASGTDRAVFVGDLLHNPVQILEPDANSCFCEDPAGARATRREVLGRAADDNTLVIPAHLGGHGAAEVVRDGDKFAVKGWAPFAPYTQQG, from the coding sequence ATGCAACTCGGCAATGTCACGATCACCCGGGTCCGGGAGTACTACGGTTCCGTGGAAATGACGCCCGACACCTTCTTCCCGGAGGTGTCCAAGGAGGTCTGGGACGACGGTGCACCCCTGCTGAGCCCGCATTTCGTGGATTTCGAGGCCAATACGGTGAACTCGGCTATCCAGACCTGGGTGCTGCGCAGCGAGGGAAAGACCATTCTCGTCGACACCGGTGTGGGCAATCACAAGGAGCGCCCGTACGCGCCCGTCTGGAGCCGTCTCGAAACCGACTTCCTGGCCAATCTCGCCCGCGCCGGAGTCGCACCCGAGGACGTGGACATCGTGGTCAACACACATCTGCACATCGACCATGTGGGCTGGAACACGTACCTGGACGGCCGGAACTGGGTTCCCACCTTCCCCAACGCCACGTACCTGATGCCCAAGGACGACTTCGACTTCTGGAACCCCGAGAACGGCCACCAGCCACGGCTCGGCCGCGGCAACCAGAACGTCTTCGAGGACAGCGTGGCCCCCGTGCACGAGGCCGGCCAGACGCTGCTGTGGGAGACCAGCCACCGGATCGACGCCGACCTGCGCCTGGACGCGGCTCCCGGGCACACCCCCGGTTCCTCCGTGCTGACCCTGGCCTCCGGAACGGACCGGGCCGTGTTCGTCGGCGACCTGCTGCACAACCCGGTGCAGATCCTCGAACCGGACGCCAACAGCTGCTTCTGCGAGGACCCCGCGGGCGCCCGCGCCACCCGCCGCGAGGTCCTGGGCAGGGCGGCCGACGACAACACCCTCGTGATCCCCGCGCACCTGGGCGGCCACGGCGCCGCCGAAGTGGTGCGCGACGGAGACAAGTTCGCCGTCAAGGGCTGGGCGCCCTTCGCCCCGTACACCCAGCAGGGCTGA
- a CDS encoding carboxylesterase/lipase family protein has product MPVNHHPDPVVTTAQGAVRGRRRNGVTAFLNIPYAAAPRGADRFAPPRPHEPWDGVRDATVPGPNAPQAERGLGGVDMSPYFGDGWSRGDDYLTVSVWAPETADGGLPVMVFVHGGGFVAGSTRSAMYDGSGFARDGVVLVTLNYRLGIAGFLDIPGAPANRGLLDVVAALRWVRENAAAFGGDPRRVTLFGQSAGATIVGAVLATPEAAGLFRRAIVQSGSGLGAFTTEQAARVTGAAAELLGVRPHADAFAQIPDDRLVEAASKLAGIDLRTGTHHDPLIGLSPFSLVLDTQPAASVAAGLGADVDLLIGTNTEEGNLYLAPVGAYSTSTASDVDAAAARSHPDPARLVRTYRRARPQASFGELRSAVMGDALFGAGSWALARAHASHTASATFAYEFAWRSDALDGELGAAHAVELPFVFDLAHLPRLRGPGGLLGRGEPPADLAARVHQTWIRFAGTGDPGWAPYDDERRATMRIDTEWTQVDDPRSAERRAWTAP; this is encoded by the coding sequence ATGCCTGTGAACCACCACCCCGACCCCGTCGTGACCACCGCGCAGGGAGCGGTCCGCGGTCGACGCCGCAACGGCGTCACCGCCTTCCTGAACATCCCGTACGCCGCCGCTCCCCGCGGCGCCGACCGGTTCGCGCCGCCGCGACCGCACGAGCCCTGGGACGGCGTACGGGACGCCACCGTGCCGGGGCCCAACGCGCCCCAGGCCGAACGCGGACTCGGCGGCGTGGACATGTCCCCCTACTTCGGCGACGGTTGGAGCCGCGGAGACGACTACCTCACTGTCAGCGTCTGGGCGCCCGAGACAGCGGACGGCGGCCTGCCCGTCATGGTGTTCGTCCACGGAGGGGGGTTCGTCGCCGGCTCCACACGCTCCGCGATGTACGACGGCAGCGGTTTCGCCCGTGACGGCGTCGTCCTCGTCACCCTGAACTACCGGCTCGGTATCGCCGGGTTCCTCGACATCCCCGGAGCACCCGCCAACCGCGGCCTGCTCGACGTCGTCGCCGCGCTGCGCTGGGTCCGCGAGAACGCCGCCGCCTTCGGCGGTGACCCGCGCCGGGTCACCCTCTTCGGCCAGTCGGCCGGAGCGACCATCGTCGGCGCCGTCCTCGCCACCCCCGAGGCCGCGGGCCTCTTCCGGCGGGCGATCGTCCAGAGCGGCAGCGGACTGGGGGCGTTCACGACCGAGCAGGCCGCCCGCGTCACCGGCGCCGCGGCCGAACTCCTCGGCGTCCGGCCCCATGCCGACGCCTTCGCGCAGATCCCCGACGACCGCCTGGTCGAGGCCGCCTCCAAGCTCGCGGGCATCGACCTGCGGACCGGGACGCACCACGACCCGCTGATCGGACTCAGCCCCTTCAGCCTGGTCCTCGACACACAGCCCGCCGCATCCGTCGCCGCCGGGCTCGGCGCGGACGTCGACCTGCTCATCGGGACCAACACCGAGGAGGGGAACCTCTACCTGGCCCCCGTGGGCGCCTACTCCACCTCGACCGCGTCCGACGTCGACGCGGCCGCGGCGCGCTCGCACCCGGATCCGGCGCGGCTCGTCCGGACGTACCGGAGGGCACGCCCCCAGGCGTCCTTCGGCGAACTGCGGTCCGCCGTCATGGGAGACGCGCTGTTCGGCGCGGGCAGCTGGGCCCTGGCCCGCGCCCACGCCTCCCACACCGCGTCCGCCACCTTCGCCTACGAGTTCGCGTGGCGCTCCGACGCCCTGGACGGAGAACTCGGCGCCGCCCACGCGGTCGAGCTTCCCTTCGTCTTCGACCTCGCGCACCTGCCGCGGTTGCGCGGACCGGGCGGTCTGCTGGGGCGCGGCGAGCCCCCCGCGGACCTGGCCGCCCGCGTCCACCAGACCTGGATCCGGTTCGCCGGGACCGGCGACCCCGGCTGGGCCCCCTACGACGACGAGCGCCGGGCCACGATGCGCATCGACACCGAGTGGACCCAGGTCGACGACCCCCGGAGCGCTGAGCGGCGGGCCTGGACGGCGCCGTGA
- a CDS encoding helix-turn-helix transcriptional regulator yields MDRRELGGFLRARREALRPADVGLPETAGGRARRTPGLRREEVADLAGVSVNYYERLEQARAPRPSPQVIDAIGRALELSEAERAHLSRLAGHAPPARPGPDGQVPPGVLALLERLGPVAAYVCDARHDVLAWNGLASALITDFAALAPAERNVLRLSMRLGGTVCSAPPESAGGFAAQTAAQTREALARRPHDSALRRLVDEFAERDPGFAAQWRRHDVRPRATLRKRVDHGELGVLDLDCQTLAVPGTDLRVVVFSAEPGTLDHDKLTRLQLRLAVPEPSSRR; encoded by the coding sequence GTGGACAGACGAGAACTCGGCGGATTCCTGCGCGCCCGCCGCGAGGCCCTGCGCCCGGCCGACGTCGGCCTGCCCGAGACCGCGGGCGGGCGCGCGCGGCGCACACCGGGGCTGCGGCGCGAGGAGGTCGCCGACCTGGCCGGGGTCTCGGTGAACTACTACGAGCGGCTGGAGCAGGCCCGGGCGCCGCGCCCGTCACCGCAGGTCATCGACGCGATCGGGCGGGCCCTGGAGCTGTCGGAGGCGGAGCGGGCGCACCTGTCCCGGCTCGCGGGGCACGCGCCGCCCGCCCGGCCCGGCCCGGACGGACAGGTCCCCCCGGGGGTGCTCGCCCTGCTGGAGCGGCTCGGCCCGGTCGCCGCCTACGTCTGCGACGCCCGCCACGACGTCCTGGCCTGGAACGGCCTGGCGTCCGCGCTGATCACGGACTTCGCCGCGCTGGCCCCGGCCGAGCGCAACGTGCTGCGGCTGTCCATGCGCCTGGGCGGAACGGTGTGCTCGGCGCCGCCGGAGTCGGCGGGCGGGTTCGCGGCGCAGACGGCGGCCCAGACGCGCGAGGCGCTGGCCCGCCGCCCGCACGACTCCGCGCTGCGGCGGCTGGTCGACGAGTTCGCCGAGCGCGATCCCGGGTTCGCGGCGCAGTGGCGGCGGCACGACGTGCGGCCGCGTGCGACGCTGCGCAAGCGCGTGGACCACGGTGAACTCGGCGTGCTCGACCTCGACTGCCAGACCCTGGCCGTGCCGGGCACCGACCTGCGCGTGGTCGTGTTCAGCGCGGAGCCGGGCACCCTGGACCACGACAAGCTCACCCGCCTCCAGCTCCGCCTCGCGGTCCCCGAGCCCTCGTCACGGCGCTAG